Below is a window of Lagenorhynchus albirostris chromosome 11, mLagAlb1.1, whole genome shotgun sequence DNA.
AATTCCgaagtattttatcatttttcattgCTACTATAAAtgcgatttttttttaaaatttcttttccagataacatgttgttagtgtatagaaatgcaaacgTAAAATTTCTCGATTCTAATGGTACTCTTTAGTGGGCCATCAGTTCCTGTTCATGAAACAGTATATACTCTATTCATCTCCAAGTCAAAGGAAGTTGTATCAACCCTGTATGTAAAAGGATATGGGGTGGAATCATTTGGTAATGGCAATTTTGAGGAATAAGTCTGAACAAGGTCGGCTGATTCTGACATCTTGAAATATTTAAACAGGGAGGGAGAccctgaaataaaaaagaagttaggGTAATATTTCACAAACATTTCAAAACATCATCTGAAAGACCACTGAACTACTTGCAAGAGAATACAAGTGGGACACATACATTCCTTCAGTAAGATGACACACACCAATAAGGGAAGGAAGAATGGTGCAATCTGGTGTGACAAGTATGTGCTGTAACAACAACAGTAACGATGATGATGAAATCTAACTCCTATGGAGTCCACATATATCTTAGACCAGTTTATCCGTTCCTTTCTCCCACTTATTTCCCACAAAGAGATTGTCTTGTTCTCACATTTTTAAAGATGTCAGGTAAATAACTAAATGTCAATATAAATGGCAAAGTGATGGTGAGAAGAGTATGTGTCAACGTAATCAAGAGGGAAGTCTGAAGACAGATGCCTCTTTTTGCATCAGAATCTTTTTCCCTTATAGTAACTTACTAGAATTATGCAGTGGAGTTCCAGTGCATACAGCTTCATCAACAGAGGAGAGTATCTTGGCCAGTGAGCTTCTTTCCCAGGTGGGTAGTTGACAAAATGCCTCCAGCAGTAATCATACTCTAAGGAAACACAAATCTTGGTTCAGTCAACACATACAACAGAAAGTTAAAGAgagcccaatttaaaaataataataattataatactaataattattgttattaaataataatactatggggcttccctggtggcgccgtggttaagaatcctcctgccaatgcaggagacacgggttcaagccctggtccgggaagatcccacatgtcgcggagcaactaagcccgtgcgccacaactactgagcctgcgctctagagcccgtgctccgcaacaagagaagccaccgcaatgagaagcccacgcaccacaatgaagagtagcccccattcgccgcagCTAGAgtaagcccgcacacagcaacgaggacccactacagccaaaaataaataaataaatttattttttaaaaaatacaatagataTAAAATCTCTCTGGCCTATTTATTGCTGGAGAAGGCTAGACTCTTCCAGAATACTTTAAAGGAACTCAGCAATTTATTTGAAGATGGCACAGAGGCCATAGCGACAGGAGTGGGGAAAGGAGTCATATCTTTGGTGCTTTCCTTGCTATGAATTTCAGACCTGGTCCTTTCTCCTGTTATTTTGGACTTTTAACTTCTGAGACTTCAGTTCTGGGGTAATCAGTCTCCTGGCCTAGAAACatatcaccaccaccacagtcTCTAAGAAACACTTAAGATTCCTGGTTTATTGTTTTCACCTCTGGGTCCCATAATCTGGATAGTCACACCACTGCGAATCAGGTCTCTGAGTCCTTGCCGGTTTCGCCGGTCCATGTGCTGGAAAAGCCGTGCTACGTAAATAAGCAGGGTCACTCTAGGATGCTGATTCAAAAATTCCCGAATAGCCTTGGAGCATTCCCAGCAGGGACTCCAGGACAAGAACCAGATGATGCAGCAGCTGACGGATCGGTGAAAACCTCTTTCTGAAgtaactttttctataaaattgcATTCAACGTGCTTGGTGGTGTTTTTGCCCGAGTGTCGCCAGACGCGCTGGCTCTTGTCCCACTTGATTTCATAGAGCAGACGGGTCTCTTTACAGAGTTCTCGGGGGTCAAAGGAGACTTCAAATTCCCAGGGTTCAATTCTTCTcctgaaatataaaaaatcaCCCGTGTTGTTATGTCATCATTTGAGGGACCCTAGAAATAATTTCATCTTCTCCTTCTGGATCAGGCAGATCTAAAACATGACATCTcatggacttcccttgtggtccagtaggtaagactctgtgctcccaatgtagggggccggggttcgatccctggtcagggaactagatcccacatgcatgccgaaACTAAGAGCCTACATGCCCCCAGTAAAGATCCCGcgggccgcaactaagacccttcacagcctaaataaataaatatttaaaacatgacatctcaggaaacttttttttttctattctgtatcTCAAAGTTATCTGGGGAGGTCCGTTTGGATTATTAAATTTTCTCTCACAAACATAGTGAAGAGATTTTTCCCAGCTCATGTTATTTGGTTACCACTCTCTATACCATTGCTTGGTGGTCTTGAATTCAGGTATAAGTGTGTCCTTGTTCCTCTTTTAAACGTTTCTCATTATATTCTaatcttattttatctttttcttttactttatttatttttggccatgctgtgcggattgcaggatcttatttccccaaccagggattgaacccatgctctCGGCAGTGAAACTGCCCAGTCcaaacccctggaccaccaggg
It encodes the following:
- the APOBEC1 gene encoding C->U-editing enzyme APOBEC-1, which encodes MASDRGPSAGDATLRRRIEPWEFEVSFDPRELCKETRLLYEIKWDKSQRVWRHSGKNTTKHVECNFIEKVTSERGFHRSVSCCIIWFLSWSPCWECSKAIREFLNQHPRVTLLIYVARLFQHMDRRNRQGLRDLIRSGVTIQIMGPREYDYCWRHFVNYPPGKEAHWPRYSPLLMKLYALELHCIILGLPPCLNISRCQNQPTLFRLIPQNCHYQMIPPHILLHTGLIQLPLTWR